The window ACAGATCGGCGTGCGGGTGTTTCACCCGCCGCTCGTCTTGAAGAAGCGCACGCGGCGGCCGTTCTTTGTCGCGCGTCAGGCCAACCGCACGTGAGCCGGGAGAGTCGCCATGTCAGCCGAATTGTTGAAGACCAGCCTGTCGATCCTGCTTCAAGGATTGCTGACGACGTTGCTGCTGTCCGCAGCCGCGATCGTCGGCGGAACGCTGATCGGCCTCGTCGCCGCAATATTGCGCACGTTCGGGCCGTGGGGGACGTCCCGCGTCGCCAAGCTCTATACCGAACTGTTTCGCGGCACACCCGTGCTGATCACGCTCATGTTCATCTACTTCGGCGTGTCGTATTTCGGCTATGCGATCGACGTGTTCGCGGCCGGCGCCATCGGTTTGAGCGTGTATCAGGGCGCCTACATCTCCGAGGTGTTCCGCTCGGGCATCGAAGCGGTGCCTAAAGGCCAATGGGAGGTTTCGCAGATTCTCGGCCTGACCAAGACCCAGACTTTCTTTTCGGTGGTGCTGCCGCAGACAGGCAAGATCGTGCTGCCGCCGCTCATCGGCCAATATCTGTCGCTCATCAAGGACACGTCGATTGTCAGCATGATCGGCATGTCCGAATTGATGCACGGGGGGCAAGCCATCGTCGACCGGGTCGGGCAACCGGTGGAAATCTATGGGCTCGTCGCCGTGCTGTATTTCGTCGTGTGCTTCCCGCTTTCGCAGTGGGTGCGCCACCATGATCGAAGGAGCTTGCCGTCATGACCGCTTCCGTTTCGTCGAAACCCGTTATCAACCTTGCTGGCGTCAGCAAATCGTTCGGCGCCACCAAGGTGCTGAAGGAAATCAACCTCGACGTTCGCTCCGGCGAAGTGCTGGTGCTCATCGGCGCCTCGGGTTCGGGAAAGAGCACGGTGCTGCGCATCATGGCCGGACTGGAAACGGCCGACTCGGGTGAAGTCTGGGTCAACGAGGTGCCGCTGCACGACGAGCGCCGGGCCAAGGAAATCCGCGGCCACGTGGGCATGGTGTTTCAGCAGTTCAACCTGTTTCCGCACAAGACCGCGCTCGGCAACGTGACGCTCGCGCTGATCAAAGCCCGCAAGATGAGCCCGGCCGATGCGAAGAAGCGCGCCATGGAGACCCTCGATCGCGTGGGCCTTGCAGAGCGGGCCGAACACTATCCGAGCCAGCTTTCGGGGGGGCAGCAGCAGCGTGTGGCGATTGCGCGGGCGCTGGCGGTCGAGCCGGGCATCATGTTCTTCGACGAAGCGACGTCCGCCCTCGATCCCGAACTGGTCGGCGAAGTGACCGAAGTGATGCGCGGGCTCGCACGCGACGGCATGACGATGGTCGTCGTGACGCACGAGATGGGCTTCGCGCGTAAAACCGGGGACCGTGTCGTGTTTATGGACAAAGGCGTCATTGCCGAGCAAGGCGTGCCGGAACACATCTTCGGGAATCCGCAGAACGAACGCACGCGACAGTTCCTGCATCGGGTGCTCGACCATTGAAACCAAAATCGAAACCCATCGCCGACGGAGTGGAATGAATGTCTGCACCTGAGTCATCGAGAGCCAGAGGGGTGGACCGCGTCATCGGCATTCTCAAGCAATTGCATATTGCGCGACGCCCTATGACGATGCGCGAATTGATCGAGGCGACCGGTGCACCGCGCTCGAGCATCTACGAACTGGTGACGATTCTCGCCGAAGCCGGATGGCTCGAGATCGCGGCCGACGGCGGCGTGTTCTTCGGCCGCGAGATGCATTACTACGGCGCCGACTACGCCGTGCATAACGATCTGATCAGCCGTGCCCACCAGACGATCCTCGCACTGGTGAGGAAACATGACGAGACGGCACAGCTGTGCATGCTCGAGGGCAACAAGTACACGGTGGTGCTGTCGGAGAACAGCTCGCGGCCGTTCAACATCAGCGCGGACATCGGCGTCAAGGTGCCGATTCCGTGGACCGCGACGGGCCGGCTGCTGCTCGGACACTTGCGCGTGGAGGAGATTCGCGCGCTGATTCCGGATGAGGATTTCGTGCTCGACAACGGCAGGCGCGTCGAGTTTCAGGACTTTCTGCGCGATGTCGAGCAGGCGGCCGCGCACGGTTACTGCTGCACCGAAGGACTCTCGAACACGTTTCGGCTGTGCATGGCCGCGCCGATCCGCGACCGAACCGGCCTGCCGGTTGCCGCGCTTTGCTTCATGACGAGCCGCGACACCGACCCGAAGCGGCGCGAATTGATGCTCGATGACCTCATTGCCTCTTCGAAGGCGCTGTCTCAGCCTTATAGTCAAACGTAGTCACCAGTGGCTGTCGTCACCTAGGAGGCAATGGATGAGCAAGGATCGGCAACTCGAAGTCCCCGGTTCAGAAGCACGGCGCTCTTGGCTGAAAGGTGTGAGCGCGATGGCGGCGGTGTCTGCGATGGGCACGCTCGCGAGCCCGCGGCCGGTGCGCGCGGCAGCCGGCAAAGGCGCGGTATCCGCAGCGGCGGCGCAGGACGGCAAAGCGTTGTTCGCCTACGTCGGCACCTACACGCCGCATGGCCTCGGCATTCACCGCTTCCAGGTCGACCGTGCGAGCGGCAAGCTCGATTCGCTGGAGCCGGTGCAGGGCATCGAGAATCCGAGCGCGCTCGCAATCGATTCGAAGCAGCGCTTCCTGTTCAGCGTCAGCGAGGTGAAGAACTACAACGGCACGGCCAACGGCTCGGTCAGTTCGTATGCGATCGAGGCGGGCACCGGCGCGCTGCATCCGATCAGCACGGTCAACTCGCAGGGTGCGGGGCCGGTTTATTTGAGCCTGCATCCGAACGGACGCTTCTTGCTCGTCGCGAACTACAACAGCGGCAGTGTCGCGGTGCTGCCGGTCGCGATCGACGGCGTGCTCGGCGAGGCCGTTTCCGTCCAGGCGCCACAGGCGCCGGCTGGCGCGCAGCATGCGGCCGAAGGCGTGCCCGGTAGCTTCGCGATCAGCGACCACGACGGCCCGCACGCGCACACGATCGTGCCGTCGCCGGACGGCCGTTTCGCGATCTCGACGGATCTCGGCGTCGATCGCACTTACGTGTGGAAGTTCGACGAAGCAACCGGCGCGCTGTCGCCGAACGATCCGCCGTTCGTCGCGGCATCGGCGGGAGCGGGCCCGCGGCACGTCGCGTTTCATCCCAACGGCCGTTACCTGTACGAGGTCACCGAGGAAGCATCGACGCTCGTCTGCTATGGCTATGACACGGCGAGCGGCACGCTCACGCAGTTGCAATCGGTGTCGACGCTGCCGCCCGGATACCAGGGCACGAGCTTCGCATCGGAAATCATGCTGTCGCACGACGGCCGCTTCGTCTATGTCGCGAACCGCTTGCACGACACCATCGTGCAGTTCGGCATCGGCGCGAACGGACATGTGCAGCGGATCGGCGAGACGCCGACCGGCGGCGACTATCCGCGCGTGATTCGCTTCGATCCGTCGGGGCGTTTCCTTTATTCGCTGAATCAGCGCAGCGACCACATTGCGATCTTTGCCGTCGATAAAGCGAGCGGCAAGCTGCGCTTTACCGGCGATTACGTCGGGGTGGGAAGTCCGTCGGATATCGCGTTTGCGTCGGTGTAGGCGAGCGCGAAAGCGTTAGCCGCACGATGGCGCGCCGAATGTCTTGCGGTATCGGCGCCATCGTGACGGACCCTCTGCGGCTCAGTGGTGAGCGTAGAGCGTGTCGCGCGCCGGGAGGACGGTGCGGCTAGCCGATTGGGATGAGCCGGCAACCACGCCGCCATAAGCGTCTTGCGAGGCGTTGGCGCTGTCTCGCTCGGCGGCGAGCGTCTGCGCGCTCTCGCCCCGCTGCGACGCCGGAGCGCCGACCGAGGGCTTGTAGAACGGGGCGGGGCCGTAGCCGCTGGCGAATGCGGGAGCGGCGGCCGTTGCGGAAAAGGCGACGAGCAGTGCGGCGATGAGCTTGGTCTTCATGATGGAGTCTCGCTAAAAAAGATTCGGTGCTAGGTGGACGAGGCGCGCCTTGCGGGAGCGCGCCCCGAATGTCCGTTGGGTTCGTGTGCGGGGGTTAGCGCACGTTGATGGCGACGTCGATGTTGCCGCGCGTGGCCTTCGAGTACGGGCACATTTCATCGGCGGCATGCACGACCGCTTTGGCCACTTCATGCGCCACGCCCGGCATGCTCACGTCAATGCGCGCTTGCAGGAAGTACGCGCCGCCGGTCATGCCGAGATCCACTTCGATATCGACCGACAAGTCGGACGGCAGCGCGACTTTCTGCGCCTTGGCTGCGAGTTCGATCGCGCTGATAAAACAGGCCGACCATGCGCCCGCGAACAGCCGCTCGGCGGTCGGATGCGCGACGACGTCCGAGAACAACTGCTGCGGTTGCGCGTCGTTGCCGGGCGACGAGAGCGCAAGGTTCACGCGCTCGCGGCCGCTAATCGTCGTGTGGGTCTTGCCGGTGAGCAGCACAGTTTCGATCTTGGTCATCACAAATCTCCTGGGTGGGTGCTGTAAGAAGGTTTATATCGGATGCGATGTAATCGCATGCGTCGAATGATGGTGGAAAGGTCGAGCGATGTCAAGCGTATAAGATTAAATCGCATGCGATTTTTGATAGCCTGCAGACCC is drawn from Trinickia violacea and contains these coding sequences:
- a CDS encoding amino acid ABC transporter permease, translating into MSAELLKTSLSILLQGLLTTLLLSAAAIVGGTLIGLVAAILRTFGPWGTSRVAKLYTELFRGTPVLITLMFIYFGVSYFGYAIDVFAAGAIGLSVYQGAYISEVFRSGIEAVPKGQWEVSQILGLTKTQTFFSVVLPQTGKIVLPPLIGQYLSLIKDTSIVSMIGMSELMHGGQAIVDRVGQPVEIYGLVAVLYFVVCFPLSQWVRHHDRRSLPS
- a CDS encoding amino acid ABC transporter ATP-binding protein, with the translated sequence MTASVSSKPVINLAGVSKSFGATKVLKEINLDVRSGEVLVLIGASGSGKSTVLRIMAGLETADSGEVWVNEVPLHDERRAKEIRGHVGMVFQQFNLFPHKTALGNVTLALIKARKMSPADAKKRAMETLDRVGLAERAEHYPSQLSGGQQQRVAIARALAVEPGIMFFDEATSALDPELVGEVTEVMRGLARDGMTMVVVTHEMGFARKTGDRVVFMDKGVIAEQGVPEHIFGNPQNERTRQFLHRVLDH
- a CDS encoding IclR family transcriptional regulator; amino-acid sequence: MSAPESSRARGVDRVIGILKQLHIARRPMTMRELIEATGAPRSSIYELVTILAEAGWLEIAADGGVFFGREMHYYGADYAVHNDLISRAHQTILALVRKHDETAQLCMLEGNKYTVVLSENSSRPFNISADIGVKVPIPWTATGRLLLGHLRVEEIRALIPDEDFVLDNGRRVEFQDFLRDVEQAAAHGYCCTEGLSNTFRLCMAAPIRDRTGLPVAALCFMTSRDTDPKRRELMLDDLIASSKALSQPYSQT
- a CDS encoding lactonase family protein, which gives rise to MSKDRQLEVPGSEARRSWLKGVSAMAAVSAMGTLASPRPVRAAAGKGAVSAAAAQDGKALFAYVGTYTPHGLGIHRFQVDRASGKLDSLEPVQGIENPSALAIDSKQRFLFSVSEVKNYNGTANGSVSSYAIEAGTGALHPISTVNSQGAGPVYLSLHPNGRFLLVANYNSGSVAVLPVAIDGVLGEAVSVQAPQAPAGAQHAAEGVPGSFAISDHDGPHAHTIVPSPDGRFAISTDLGVDRTYVWKFDEATGALSPNDPPFVAASAGAGPRHVAFHPNGRYLYEVTEEASTLVCYGYDTASGTLTQLQSVSTLPPGYQGTSFASEIMLSHDGRFVYVANRLHDTIVQFGIGANGHVQRIGETPTGGDYPRVIRFDPSGRFLYSLNQRSDHIAIFAVDKASGKLRFTGDYVGVGSPSDIAFASV
- a CDS encoding Ohr family peroxiredoxin, which translates into the protein MTKIETVLLTGKTHTTISGRERVNLALSSPGNDAQPQQLFSDVVAHPTAERLFAGAWSACFISAIELAAKAQKVALPSDLSVDIEVDLGMTGGAYFLQARIDVSMPGVAHEVAKAVVHAADEMCPYSKATRGNIDVAINVR